The genomic interval CAAACCTATATGCGTGTATAGAAAGTTGGATGATAGGTTGCCAGTCGCCAGATATTAGTTAAGATCTGGTTGAGTAAAGATAACCCATTCTAGCGTTTACATATCAACCAGTAATCCTTTTTGAATATGTACTGAACAGGACGACATCCGGAACATTACAGTAGAAATAAATCAGTTCTTTGCCAAAAGTATTgacaaatatcaaatcgaagggaaaatattttatagccGTCAACAAGCAAGTTAAGCATCTTGTCTTCAGTCAGCTTCTGGCAGGTGTAGTGTGCTATATTGATAACCATCTCCTTCCACTTGCTTGCAAAAAGCATCAAATATAgttgggaggaaaaaaaattcacttaCCCTTTTTTTCTAACAGTACAGGTTTGATGTAATATTGATGTCAAAACATATTCTAGTATCTGTCTCAGTACAATACTACAAGCTACTGGACTTTTCTTTACACCTATATGGTTGAGGCTTGCCATTTTTGCATATAACTAACTACAGCAAGAAAAAGAGTAACAGGATTCCATTTATATTACCATAAACAGGTAAAAATGAGGGCCAGCAAAAGCTATGACATGTCCATACCCGAGGAAGAAAACCACTGTAATATAGAGCAAATAGAGCAGGGAACACTTTACTTCTTGCCAGTTCACCAGTTGCTCCAATTACAGCAATGCAAAGAGCTGCTGGACTTTCAGGTTGATCATCAAATAGAATAGGATCTTCCTTTAGCACAGGAGGATGGGTTTCAGAGGGGTTAAGTTTTCCATTCTTCAAACTTTTCTCACTCGTCGAACTTTCCACAGTATCGGGGCATGTATTTGATGTTTCACCTCCAGAATCTGCATAAAGGGGTACGATAAGGTGTATACCAAAATTATACATGCAAGCAGATGTCTATCATGCGGTTATTTTATGAAAGCAACAAACAGAATTGGTTTTCCAAACCAAGCCTGCGTGAGCGGTACGTCCCTAGACATTATATTCTAAGTCAGTGGTGTAGCCTCCAATTGATCAGGGACCTCACCGTTGGCTTGGACTTTTAGATTCCTTCGATGCTGCCATCCATGCCTCTTCAAGGTCTTCCGAAACTTCAGCTTTGCAGCGATCAAACATCTCAATCCGCAAACTTGTGTTCTAAAATCAGAAGCAGGTCCCGCAACCTGTGCACACTGCACAGAAGCATCAAGCAGCAATTGATCAGAACAcgaaacaattaaaaatgatGTGATATGAGCTAAAGATGCTCTATACTGTTGTCACTCCCTACAATACCAGCTTGTCAAACAAATCTGTCTCAGCCACCAAGTGAAACAAACTTCTCCAATAGACCAATCAAGGTTGAAGGAAGAAGTGGAGCAATAAAGCTTTAGGCTCTTACTATACAATATAAACACCAATTCACCAAACGCAGTCTCCACAGGTCGGAGCTCTCGCCCTTCCATTTCACCCCTCTCGGTCCAAAGGAACAAGCGAATCGCACATCCATGGATTCAGAACCACAGTCACCACTACAGCACCGTGCGTAAAAGGCTACCCGCGCCCGGCTATTCAGACAACGCATTTCATCAAACAGGCTAGGCGCAACGCAACCGGAGGGAAGAAGgaaaccggcggcggcggcagcagcagcacaaccACCGCCACCAACCACAGCCCTCACGCGGACTCACCGGGCTGAAgcgcgaggccgccgccgccgacggccggAAGgaagccggcgccggagctgggTGCGCGGACACCGGGAGCGCCGCCATTCCTGCTGCTGTTGCCGCtcgcctccccctctctcctgaGTCCTGAGCGAGTCACCCGGCGCAAAGATCGTGTCGGACTGGTGGCAGCCGTGCCAATCACTTTGGCCGTCACGAGGAAATGGATAGCGACGCTCCTGTAGTCTGTAGAGCTTTCGCTGCCGATGGTACTGAGCCGCTTTCTGCACGGTATAGACGAACAGCGgtactccctccctctctatCGAGTAATTATAAAGTAATGTAAcatgtatatgatttttttgtttataatgtttatcttatttaaaaatttataaaaatattatttattttgtttgtggcttactttattataaaaaactttaaacacaacttattactttttatatttataccaaatttttaataagacaaatggtcaaacgatgcaataaaaaaacacaggtAGTAGTTTTAAAGAGAAtgtattttagatttttaattaccaAACTTTCACAAAACGAAGTTGTGTCGAATACAGTATACCCTGACTAGGACAGATAATATAAATCTACAAAGCTCGAAACTGTGGTAGTAGTGCCCACTTGCGTTTATGCACGTATGGACAAAAAGATAATGACTAGCGGGTGCTACGATCGTCACAAAAATCAAGATGACCAAAATATTCAgcatcacaaattcacaagCTCTACCCGTCTACCCATCGTTTCTACGTTTGCATTTCAACTATTCTGTTTCCCACAATTCACAAGCTATGCACTGTTCAGTCAGAACAATCCACCGTTCAGCCATTCAGCACAAGACCATGTCTATGCAGTTAGAACAATCGACCATTCAGCATTTCAGCACGAGATGTCCCCTTAGCTTTCCGTTTCAACAACTGTAAATCTGTAATCACTGGATATTCTTCCAGCCTTTatctacttttattttattgctaATACAATTGTACAATCTGCCAATCATAAATTCACCATAACTTACAAGTTACAAGCTTTACCCTACTTGTACAACATCAGGTACAACATGGAACCAAAAGGTGTCAATATAACTTGCGCTGCGGAAACTGAACCACCAATGATGCATCAATCAGTCCGACTCCGCCATCCCTCCCAGATCAGTTTGTGAAGCATCGACGGGGATGCACCCTATTTATTACTCCCGTGGCCTAGCAAGCCAGAGTGAACTCAGGGCACGCAAACGTGAGAAGTAATCGTGTATTGCAAGGAGAGCACGGGCAGCTTGTCGGATTGTCAGAATTCGCTGCATTTGGTGTAAGGTCTGCTGCCGCAAATTGTCAGCCTAGCAGAAAGAAGATTGAAATtacaaataagaaaagaaacacaaaCATTTTCAGTAACTTATCAATTCATCAGCAAATTACTATCAAGAGTACATGCTTGCCGAATCAAAAGTAACAGAAATTGCACAGCAATTTGAAATGTATGGCATGATTTTAAAAGACACTTACCTGACGGAGGAAATTCTCAAGGGTCCCAAGTTTTCCCATGGCCATAGCCATTTGACCCATGTAGTTTGCCACGTTCCCTGATGATCCTGATGGGCCAAGGGACCCAGCCAACGTATCTGCCAAGGATTGTTGTAGCGCTTCCATTCCCTGTGATAGAGCATCTTCCGCCTGCTGAGAGGATTGTTGGAGGTTCGATAGTCCCAACAACTGCTGCTCAGTTAAAGGCTCAAGTTGATTCACAAGAAGCTGAAATTTTACAAGAGCTTGAAATTAGTATTACAATGCAGTacccattaaaaaaatttgaaaaatgccTTTTCTTCTTTAGGATGAAAAGTATCCCTGAGGTATGCTTTTATAATTTCCTTATATGCAGCACATGGCTTATGCACCTTTAGAAGCTCAGAGGAACGAAAACCCCCAAGCCACAAGAAGCACCTTTCAGCAGGTGTTTTCCACATGCCTGAAAGTATATGAAACACATCAGCCTTTGCGGCAACACCCTTCAGCCTGAATATCTCATCATAATGCGCCATTATTCCATCTACAATGAGACGGAGGTCGCTGTCACTTGCATGAGCATTTACTGCTGTCCTCAGCTCATTTATCTGTTTGTTTTGCTCCTCCAACCACCGGGCATATTCTAGATCAAAAGTCATAGCTCCTGTAGAGAAAACGTACTTTATCAGTTCTACCCATAACAAACACTAAAGACACACAAGCAAGTGAACATGGGCGTGTGCGTATACAAAACTTACCATTTCCACTCATAGCATGAGTTTGATCTCCTGAGCTTGAAATGTAGATTCCCTGCAGTACAATATCCAGGTGACATATAAAGCAAGCATCCAAGACATTGAAGCAAAAAAATGCAGTCCACTGGACACTCAATCAACATCAGGCAATTAAAACTTACTTGTTGGCGAGCTTTCTGGATC from Oryza brachyantha chromosome 3, ObraRS2, whole genome shotgun sequence carries:
- the LOC102708599 gene encoding transcription factor TGA2.2, with the translated sequence MADASSRTDTSTVLDTEDKNQMLDGQSGGIMPSNSSDRSDRSDKPMDQKVLRRLAQNREAARKSRLRKKAYVQQLESSKLKLASLEQEIQKARQQGIYISSSGDQTHAMSGNGAMTFDLEYARWLEEQNKQINELRTAVNAHASDSDLRLIVDGIMAHYDEIFRLKGVAAKADVFHILSGMWKTPAERCFLWLGGFRSSELLKLLVNQLEPLTEQQLLGLSNLQQSSQQAEDALSQGMEALQQSLADTLAGSLGPSGSSGNVANYMGQMAMAMGKLGTLENFLRQADNLRQQTLHQMQRILTIRQAARALLAIHDYFSRLRALSSLWLARPRE